In a genomic window of Sus scrofa isolate TJ Tabasco breed Duroc chromosome 4, Sscrofa11.1, whole genome shotgun sequence:
- the MAFA gene encoding LOW QUALITY PROTEIN: transcription factor MafA (The sequence of the model RefSeq protein was modified relative to this genomic sequence to represent the inferred CDS: deleted 2 bases in 1 codon), translating to MAAELAMGAELPSSPLAIEYVNDFDLMKFEVKKEPPEAERFCHRLPPGSLSSTPLSTPCSSVPSSPSFCAPSPGTGGGGGGGAGGGGGAAQAGAAPGPASGGPGAVGGASGKPALEDLYWMSGYQHHLNPEALNLTPEDAVEALIGSGHHGAHHGAHHPAAAAAYEAFRGQGFAGGGGADDMGSGHHHGAHHATHHHHPAHHHHHHHHHTGAGHHGGASHGGGSAGHHVRLEERFSDDQLVSMSVRELNRQLRGFSKEEVIRLKQKRRTLKNRGYAQSCRFKRVQQRHILESEKCQLQSQVEQLKLEVGRLAKERDLYKEKYEKLAGRGGPGAAGGAGFPREASPPQAGSGGAKAAPDFFL from the exons ATGGCCGCGGAGCTGGCGATGGGTGCCGAGCTGCCCAGCAGCCCGCTGGCCATCGAGTACGTCAACGACTTCGACCTGATGAAGTTCGAGGTGAAGAAGGAGCCACCCGAGGCCGAACGCTTCTGCCACCGCCTGCCGCCTGGCTCGCTGTCCTCGACGCCGCTCAGCACGCCCTGCTCCTCCGTGCCCTCTTCGCCCAGCTTCTGCGCGCCCAGCCCGGGcaccggcggcggcggcggcggtggggccgggggcggcggcggggcggctCAGGCTGGGGCTGCCCCGGGGCCGGCGAGCGGGGGCCCCGGCGCCGTCGGGGGCGCCTCGGGGAAGCCGGCGCTGGAGGATCTGTACTGGATGAGCGGCTACCAGCACCACCTGAACCCCGAGGCGCTCAACCTGACGCCCGAGGACGCGGTGGAGGCGCTCATCGGCAGCGGCCACCACGGCGCGCACCACGGCGCGCACCACCCAGCGGCCGCCGCGGCCTACGAGGCCTTCCGGGGCCAGGGCttcgcgggcggcggcggcgcggacGACATGGGGTCCGGCCACCACCACGGCGCGCATCAcgccacccaccaccaccac ccggcccaccaccaccaccaccaccaccaccacaccggCGCAGGCCACCACGGCGGCGCGAGCCACGGCGGCGGCAGCGCGGGCCACCACGTGCGCCTGGAGGAGCGCTTCTCCGACGACCAGCTGGTGTCCATGTCAGTGCGCGAGCTGAACAGGCAGCTCCGCGGCTTCAGTAAGGAGGAGGTCATCCGGCTGAAGCAGAAGCGGCGCACGCTCAAGAACCGCGGCTACGCGCAGTCGTGTCGCTTCAAGCGGGTGCAGCAGCGGCACATTCTGGAGAGCGAGAAGTGCCAGCTCCAGAGCCAGGTGGAGCAGCTGAAGCTGGAGGTGGGGCGCCTGGCCAAGGAGCGGGACCTGTACAAGGAGAAATACGAGAAGCTGGCCGGCAGGGGTGGCCCCGGGGCCGCGGGCGGGGCCGGCTTCCCGCGGGAGGCCTCGCCGCCGCAGGCCGGCTCCGGCGGGGCCAAGGCCGCGCCCGACTTCTTCCTGTGA